Genomic segment of Neoarius graeffei isolate fNeoGra1 chromosome 7, fNeoGra1.pri, whole genome shotgun sequence:
taggttcacatacttttgccactcacagatatgtaatattggatcattttcctcaataaataaatgaccaagtataatattcttgtctcatttgtttaactgggttctctttatctacttttaggacttgtgtgaaaatctgatgatgttttaggtcatattcatgaagaaatatagaaaattctaaagggttcacaaactttcaagcaccactgtatatgagagagagagaatatttatttaataatttatcCAAATATTTATCAACACAGGAGAAAATAAGGAAGGAGAGACTGGAAAAGAAAGCAGTAATGAAAAAGGTAAGTGGGTCCTAAAATCATTGCTATCAAAATAACCAAGTACAGATGGAACACACTTGTATCCTGCTCCAGGGTTTTAAATGTCATTGTTCACTGGTATTTATAAATGCACGTCATGTGGATACCCAACTAATACAAATTATCCCACAATTCCACAGGCCAGTGGCAAGAAGACAGGAAAAGGTAGTTCTTTGTTAACTGAGTTATGACCCATGTAAATATATGGCCTACTTTTATTTCAGCTATAAACTTAAAAATGTCTTGCATAAAGATTTGCCTTTTAGGACATGTACAATAAAGTGTACACTTTAAGAAGTTGGAATGGAAATCTAACAAGTCAAactttttaatgtttaatctgttcTTGTCTTAAGTCGAGAggaagaagagagagagggaggaagattaTAAAATAGCTGATATTATATCCAAAGAGGTAAGCATGTTTTTGTGATTTTTAATTTGTATgttctttaataataaaaaatagatTGTGTGACAGTTCaatcaatgatttctttgaaatTTCTTTTATAGGAGATTTTGTCAAAAGCCAAGAAACAGAAGGTGGATGAGGTAATTAAAAGAAGCTTTTCATGAGGGGAAAACTCAAATACAAAACCAATGTAATATCTTGACCAAGATTTCTCGAACCTAAAGTGTTAAGATAATTTGACTTTTGAAACCTGTTTACCTCAGGATTTTTATTTTGAGTGTTCCTACTCTGTGTTCTGAAGGAGGCTCAAAGCCAGAAGAAACTCGAGGCAGAAGATATAGAAAAACTGAGTGACTCGAACTCTGATATAAAAGGGCGACTGTCTGAGGTTGTGCGGGAAAATGTTAAAGAGATGCTGGATCCAGTAAGGAAAGTGAATGGGCAGCCTGTGCCTTTGCAGCAACCCAAACTCTTTACCGGTGGCGTGATGAGGTGGTACCAGGTGGAGGGAATTGAATGGCTGAGGGTAAGTAAGCAACAAGATGCAGAGAAATTATCGAAACAAAATGGCAATTGTAATGTAGTTCCATTTTTAAATTGGGGATGTGCACAGATACTTAAATGCCATTATGCCTAAAATTCACATATAGTCGGTTAGAAAATACGAAAAAGCTGTATCTGGTAATTGAAGTGGAGAGCAGTACTGTTGTGGTGTGCAAGTTAGAGGTCTAGACTTAAAGTCTCGAGCAGCCAGCATATACAGTCATGAAGGCAGAACGATATGAAGCTTGAAAGACTTAAGAGAGAATACGTTTCCAACAATATTCTGTACAACTTCATTTAGAAGATTAAATTACAGTGGAGACAAATTGGCTGCCTTAGATTGGCATGTTTTAATGCAGACATGACCCTACTTGTGTGTCTACTGCTCCTCTGTTTGTTTTACCTCAGGGGCTGCTTTTGCATATTTAAGAAAATATTGCATACAGGTGTCTGTACTTCCAGTCAGATTATTATATACATGCATTAACACTGAACGTTCACTAATCTAATAAGATTGAAGCTActacacaccttcacattcattTTCATGAATTTTCACCAGTGTCAGTGTGCACTGCTGTAATGGAACTACAGGCTAAAATATTGCACTTATTTTCTGTAAACTTTTTTGTTATGCATTTAATATTTCTGATTTTCCTTATATTCTGTTAAACCCAAGCAGGTGCACTGCCATCAGCAAGTAGAAAGTTTAAGTGCAATGGAAAAATTATACTTGTTTACCTCATGTTAAAGACCCTTTTACTCCTTTTTCCTCTTATAGTAGTTACCTAAATATCCATTTGTTAATGCTTGCAGGTATTCACATATTGAAAGTGGGTAGAAGGCAAATTTGTAGTTCAAATACGACATTCTGCAAAGGCCCTGAGAAATTGAGTTGGTGAATGtatttgaggaaaattatccacacAGTCTCTTGTTTTATTTGTTGTGTAGATGCTTTGGGAGAATGGAATAAATGGTATTCTGGCTGATGAGATGGGACTGGGAAAGACCATACAGTGCATTGCTCATATTGCAATGATGATTGAGAAGAAAGTCCTGGGACCATTCTTGGTTGTAGCTCCTCTGTCCACTCTGACCAACTGGATTAGTGAGTTCAGGCGCTTCACTCCAGAGGTGAGGCTGCTGAAATGGACTTTAACCTGGGGAGTGTACTTGAGTTTTGAAAATCTCATTCACACTGATGTTGGAAAACTTAGCAAGATTGCCAAAGCTCTCAGGAATTCTGGGTTTTATCTTTCAGGAGTGGTCATTAATACAAAATTGCCCCAAGAAAAACAGTGTCATGATTTTGTTACACAACACTAAACAATAACTGTTAACACAATAAAACCTGCTGGCACAGCTTCAGCATGATCTTTGGAGTCGGTGTGCTAAAAGCCATCCAGCTAAGCATGAATAGAGAAATTGCTGTCCAGTGTTGGTGAGCTATTTAAAAACAGTGGAGAGCAAAGTGTACCCCAAAACTGATTGGCACTGTAATCAACTCATGATCTAGATCCAGAGACTAAGGCCAACCGAACACTTCTGATGAACTGGCAGTGGGGGGGGAATACATGGAACAGTACAGCTACACTATAAGGTCTGAAGACAAGATGGCTGTAGTTTAGGATTATACTCCATATCTCCAACTTTAATGCTAGCTTTACACAATAACtttgtcaataataataatcagttaaatttatatagcacctttctcaaaccCAAGGTTGTTTTACAATTATAAAGGAGGGAAAGTCCACTAAGAGGAGATCAGGATGTAAATAGGATGTCATAGTCTTGTTGACAGTAGAATTAGCATAGAATTTAATACATGTTGTTTAATAATTATTGGGACAAACTTGTGACTAACCCAGCACAGCTCTGGGTTTAAGCACAAGAATTTTGTGGAGAAAAGCATTCAAACAGTGCTATATTTCACATTTTGGCTATGTTCTGCAGTGTAAGTCCTGTTTCCTGTAAATATAGTGCACTTTTTCTACATTTCATGACCCTGATCCCTTGTTTCTTTTTCTTAGGTGTCTGTAATGCTTTACCATGGCTCACAGAAAGAGAGAATAGACCTTGTCAAGAAAATCCGCAAGCCTGAGGGTTCCCTGCATATGTGCCCTGTTGTTGTGACTTCATTTGAAATTGCCATGATTGACAGGAAGTATCTTCAGGTTAGAACTGATTCCTGTACACCAGTGAATGCTATGATGTACAGCAAATGGGACTGGGGCATATCCCCTCCCCCATGAAACAGGTTGGTCTGTAAATGACTGTTTTGTGAGTGTTTGAAACAATTCAGTTTGGTCTCTTTCAATTCTCTCTCTAGCGTTTCCAGTGGAAATACCTGATTGTGGATGAGGGTCACAGGATAAAGAACTTGAACTGTCGTTTAATACGAGAGTTGAAAATGCTTCTGACTGAAAACAAACTGCTGCTGACAGGAACTCCTTTGCAGAATAATCTTTCTGAGCTGTGGTCTTTGCTTAACTTCCTTCTCCCCGATGTCTTTGATGACTTAAAGAGGTATTCTTAAATGTAGATGAATATTATGAATTTCTTGCAGTTTGTTTTGGCTTGGTTTTGtagtaatcaatttttttctgaaTGTTTTGTGAAATTCTTCAGTTTTGAGTCATGGTTTGACTTCAGCACCATCACCTCAGATGTTGAGAATCTTGAACGAGAACAAAACGTTCTGTGTATGCTTCACCAGGTAAGGACAAAGCAgaaacagtttgaacattctttttCAAAATTTACTCGTTTGCTGTAATACCCATAGATGTTGCATTATAAACCCTATGTAATTGTGTTCTCGTTCCATTGGTTGATTTTGTATTGCACAGATTCTCACACCCTTTCTGCTGAGGCGACTGAAATCAGATGTGACTTTGGATGTTCCGCCAAAGAAAGAGATTGTGGTATATGCTCCAATGACAGCCAAGCAGGATGCCTTTTACAGGGCTATTGTTGACAAAACCATTGCAAAGGTGCTTGGTCAGGAAAAGGTAAGGAGCGGTTTATTATTTGTTGTATTTGTCATGCTACTTCAAATACAGCATGTGTATAGAAATAATTTCTTATGCTTGTACTCCTTCCATTTTTAAACAAAGGATGAGACTGCACCAGTACAACGGTCATCCACTGGGCGACCTAAACGTAGATCTCGGAAGGTGGTAGACTATTCTGAAAGCAAGGACTCTCCACATGACCTAGAAAAATACATTGAAGCAGTTCAAAAGGAGATGGAAAGTCAGCAGGAGTCAGTGtcttggtttatttatttttatatatacttTTAACTTAAATTCAGATCCAATCTTAGATTTTATTTCTCTTCACAGGTTTGCTCCTCTGGTAGACATTCAGATGCCTATTGATGCCCAGATCAACCTCAAGCTACAGAACATCCTGATGCTCTTGAAGCGATGCTGTAATCATCCTTATCTCATTGAATATCCTCTTATCCCTGGAACTCTGGAATTTAAGGTAGTTAAAAATTATAACTCTTGTATTAATAAAGCCATCATATCTGATTGGCATTGGGAGCATATGTACTCCTAATTTTGCGACCCTCTTTTTCCTCCTATAGATCGATGAGCAACTGGTGGAGACATCAGGGAAGTTCTTAATTCTTGACCGAATGCTTCCTGAACTGAAAAAACGAGGACATAAGGTGAAGTACAGTCTTTGTGGCTCtcttaaagcattttttttatagTACCATACTTCATCTTTCAATCTGAGCTATGTTTATATGCTCCTGATGGTTTGCACAGGTCCTAATTTTCAGCCAGATGACTTCTATATTGGACATCCTAATGGACTACTGTTGCCTCCGGGGATACGAGTACAGCCGACTAGATGGGAGCATGAAATATACTGACCGAGAAGAGAATGTATGCAGCATGGACTTGATTTTGTCACAATATGGACTACTCTCGCAACACGTCTGTTAGCTACATGGATACATGTTTTCTCTACTCTGCAGATAAAGAAGTTCTTCTCAGATCCAGAGGTCTTCCTCTTTCTCCTGAGCACGCGAGCTGGAGGCCTCGGGATCAACCTTACAGCTGCAGATACAGTCATCATATTTGACAGCGACTGGGTGTGTTTTCCCACAATCCACAATATCTTTGGTACATGTGTCAAATGACTGTGAAATGTCAGTgtaagacttaaaaaaaaaaatgtttaaatatgtttgttttgactgaaGAACCCTCAGGCAGACTTGCAGGCTCAAGATCGGTGTCACCGTATTGGACAAACCAAGCCTGTAGTGGTGTACCGTCTCATCACAATAAACACTATTGATGAGAAGATCCTGGAAAGGGCATCTGCTAAGAGGAAACTAGAGAAGATGGTGATTCATGAAAGTAAGTTCTTACTACACAGGACAGCACAAATTGTTTTAAAGGACCTTATTAACAGGACGTTTCTATCCAGAAGATGGTGCTAGAACGTGTCTAAAATAAACTTGTTACTTGAGACTTGGAAGAATATTTAGAAAGGTTTATTGGCTGGGGTGAGAAGTTGAAATTTGGCAAGTCAGCCATTCTTCTAATCGCCAAAATACACCCCCATGTTTATCAGCAGCCTTTGTAATTTATGTAATATTGAGTCTGACTGCTAGGATTTGCCCACTGGAATAATTGGTTGGTTTCATTTGAGAATCGTTGCTTACTATATTCACAGCACGTACTACTGTGTACCATCTTGGTAATATGTTCATAATGTTCAGCCAAACAGATACCAGCAAAATGCACTAGGTACCTGCCAAAAAAATCTTTTACATAATTATTTTAAGGCCACTCTTCccccatctcatctcctctcctctctagccgctttatcctgttctacagggtcgtgggcaagctggagcctatcccagctgactacaagcgaaaggcggggtacaccctggacaagtcgccaggttatcacagggccctCTTCCCCCATCTCTGTACATTTTCTCATATTGATGGGCAGCAGCAGCTTCCACTTGTTCCCATCAAAGCAGTAAAATGTAGATTGGTTGAATAAGGAAAGAAAAGTGTTTGAGTTGATAACGAAGCTTCCAGTATCAGTCTTATTTTAGGATAGCACACTAAGTTTTTGTCATGACctttttatacccccgctccgaaggGGGGGGGATACTTGTTTGCCTCTgtccgtctgaaacaccctttttctcggcAACCACAAATCTTAGCCACttagtaccaaacttcagcttggggttctataccatgtataccgttttcaggtctgtcatacatcgacttcctgtttactgactgaatgcatttgcgaaacatacagtggtgcttgaaagtttgtgaaccctttagaattttctatatttctgcataaatatgacctaaaacatcatcagattttcacacaagtcttaaaagtagataaagagaacccagttaaacaaatgagacaaaaatattatacttggtcatttatttattgaggaaaatgatccaatattccatatctgtgagtggcaaaagtatgtgaacctctaggattagcagttaatttgaaggtgaaattagagtcaggtgttttcaatcagtgggatgacaatcaggtgtgagtgggcaccgttttatttaaagaacagggatctatcaaagtctgatcttcacaacacatgtttgtggaagtgtatcatggcacgaacaaaggagatttctgaggacctcagaaaaagtgttgttgatgctcatcaggctggaaaaggttacaaaaccatctctaaagagtttggactccaccaatccacagtcagacagattgtgtacaaatggaggaaattcaacaccattgttaccctccccagaagcggccgaccaacaaagatcactccaagagcaaggcgtgtaatagtcggtgaggtcacaaatgaccccagggtaacttctaagcaactgaagacctctctcacattggctaatgttaatgttcatgagtccaccatcaggagaacactgaacaacaatggtgtgcatggcagggttgcaaggagaaagccactgctctccaaaaagaacattgctgctcgtctgcagtttgctaaagatcacgtggacaagccagaaggctattggaaaaatgttttgtggatggatgagaccaaaatagaactttttggtttaattgagaagtgttttgtttggagaaaggaaaacactgcattccagcataagaaccttatcccatctgtgaaacatggtggtagtagtatcatggtttgggcttgttttgctgcatctgggccaggacaacttgccatcattgatggaacaatgaattctgaataccgccagcgaattctaaaggaaaatgtcaagacatctgtccatgaactgaatctcaagagaaggtgggtcatgcagcaagacaacgaccctaagcacacaagtcgttctaccaaagaatggttaaagaagaataaagttaatgttttggaatgaccaagtcaaagtcctgaccttaatccagttgaaatgttgtggaaggacctgaagcgagcagttcatgtgaggaagcccaccaacatcccagagctgaagctgttctgtatggaggaatgggctaaaattcctccaagccagtgtgcaggactgatcaacagttaccggaaacatttagttgcagttattgctgcacaagggggtcacaccagatactgaaagcaaacgttcacatacttttgccactcacagatatgtaatattggatcattttcctcaataaataaatgaccaagtgtaatttttgtctcgtttgttgaactgggttctctttatctacttttaggacttgtgtgaaaatctgatgatgttttaggtcatatttatgcagacatgtagaaaattctaaagggttcacaaactttcaagcaccactgtatagggtggattttgatgccatttcaaaatgacagtttaccaggatgctatttgaaatccctggggagagacactgctctttacttccttgcttcagggttaattatttgttgaagtcaacgttcataataagtgtcctattccttcaattgcttgcatccTGATATAAGAGAGAGTGGGGgtatatgtaagtgagcagtagctcacagttgatcttttaTTCTTACCCTCAGAGAAGTTTAAAGGGGGGAAAGCTGATCTAAAGCAGTCTAGAAGCCGTGTGGATATGAATGAACTGATGGACATGCTGAAGGCCAGCGATTATGACAGGTACTGCATTCTGGTTCACATAGCATATGTTAAACGTTTGCTGTTTGTGTTCAGTTTCTTTATATTTGAATATTATCTGTCACATGAGAACAGGGGGCCAATG
This window contains:
- the hells gene encoding lymphoid-specific helicase, with protein sequence MSVSVKEEARSVSPLCPKHSESEEPEGAAMKVSTAVQGQFEEVLITEEMAEMERNLQEEGERKEREMMEKARQSWEKDTQEMRFKRLQHLLEKSNIYSKFLLTKMEQQQQEEKIRKERLEKKAVMKKASGKKTGKVERKKREREEDYKIADIISKEEILSKAKKQKVDEEAQSQKKLEAEDIEKLSDSNSDIKGRLSEVVRENVKEMLDPVRKVNGQPVPLQQPKLFTGGVMRWYQVEGIEWLRMLWENGINGILADEMGLGKTIQCIAHIAMMIEKKVLGPFLVVAPLSTLTNWISEFRRFTPEVSVMLYHGSQKERIDLVKKIRKPEGSLHMCPVVVTSFEIAMIDRKYLQRFQWKYLIVDEGHRIKNLNCRLIRELKMLLTENKLLLTGTPLQNNLSELWSLLNFLLPDVFDDLKSFESWFDFSTITSDVENLEREQNVLCMLHQILTPFLLRRLKSDVTLDVPPKKEIVVYAPMTAKQDAFYRAIVDKTIAKVLGQEKDETAPVQRSSTGRPKRRSRKVVDYSESKDSPHDLEKYIEAVQKEMESQQEFAPLVDIQMPIDAQINLKLQNILMLLKRCCNHPYLIEYPLIPGTLEFKIDEQLVETSGKFLILDRMLPELKKRGHKVLIFSQMTSILDILMDYCCLRGYEYSRLDGSMKYTDREENIKKFFSDPEVFLFLLSTRAGGLGINLTAADTVIIFDSDWNPQADLQAQDRCHRIGQTKPVVVYRLITINTIDEKILERASAKRKLEKMVIHEKKFKGGKADLKQSRSRVDMNELMDMLKASDYDRAVKSTKGKVISDKDLEILLDRSDLLDRDKKSVHQEKDGVFRVVDTKKENGEICLS